In Flavobacterium sp. N1736, the following are encoded in one genomic region:
- a CDS encoding peptidase domain-containing ABC transporter: MNLKHIKKTHTLQLDQSDCGVACLLSIIKLYNGNQSIEKLRELSGTTKQGTTMLGLYQAASQLGFKAEGCEADIKTLTDHKQPVILHTLLENNLQHYLVCYEYNERNGFLIGDPGKGIYNLSLAELEKIWVSKTCLTLIPNEKFVTKKTDKNAQKKWFLDILKEDYKLIWISILLGIFIAGLGMSMALFSQKLIDDILPSHNVKKLISGISLLAILLLARIGITVLRQFFLLQQSKDFNKRINNTFFYSLLHLPKSFFDTRKTGDLIARLNDAQRVQSVIKMLSSTLVIDVLVSIISLVFLFGYSWQLGLISLLSLPVYFFIIYRNNKKIIQSQTEIMQSNAINESNYINTIQGISTIKNDNKQPAFQILNEHLFSNYQEKIFNLGKINISLSWQAGFASVIFLIGILIYTSVQVFNKEIKIGELMAILGIVGSLLPSIANLALISIPINEAKIAFNRMYEFASIEKEHEEGVEISEINNISIQNLSFRFAGRSELLHNINIEIQKGKFIAIVGESGSGKSTISQILQRFYTYENGTIVLNNKYKLQEIELKNYRNLLAVIPQEITIFNGNIIDNILLGTADSLENVINFIQEYHFESFFNLLPQGLVTIVGEEGINLSGGQKQIIALARALYKKPQFLILDEATSAMDRNTENFTMKLFEKIKPTCAILFISHRLNILKNTADSIYILENKTISHFGNHQKLMNTDNFYSDYWKEK; the protein is encoded by the coding sequence ATGAACTTAAAACATATTAAAAAAACGCATACACTGCAATTAGACCAATCAGATTGCGGGGTGGCATGTTTATTATCTATTATAAAATTATATAACGGTAATCAATCCATTGAAAAACTGAGGGAACTAAGCGGAACAACCAAACAAGGAACTACAATGCTGGGTTTATACCAAGCTGCAAGTCAATTAGGGTTTAAAGCTGAGGGTTGCGAAGCCGACATAAAAACTTTAACAGATCACAAACAGCCTGTTATTCTTCATACTTTATTAGAAAATAATCTACAGCATTATTTGGTTTGTTATGAATATAATGAGAGAAATGGTTTTTTAATTGGTGATCCCGGAAAAGGCATTTATAATTTATCACTTGCAGAATTAGAAAAAATATGGGTTTCAAAAACATGTTTAACTCTTATACCAAATGAAAAGTTTGTAACCAAAAAAACAGACAAAAACGCACAAAAGAAATGGTTTTTAGATATTCTTAAAGAAGACTACAAACTAATCTGGATTTCTATTTTACTTGGTATTTTTATTGCCGGTTTAGGAATGTCGATGGCTTTATTTTCTCAAAAATTAATCGATGATATTTTACCTTCGCACAATGTTAAAAAATTAATATCCGGAATTTCACTGTTGGCGATTTTACTTTTAGCAAGAATTGGAATAACCGTATTAAGACAATTCTTTTTATTACAACAATCGAAAGATTTCAACAAAAGAATTAATAATACATTTTTCTATTCACTTCTACATCTTCCGAAATCCTTTTTTGATACAAGAAAAACAGGGGATCTGATTGCGAGGCTAAATGATGCCCAACGTGTACAAAGTGTAATTAAAATGCTTTCAAGTACATTAGTAATTGATGTTTTAGTATCAATTATATCTCTAGTCTTCTTGTTTGGTTATTCCTGGCAATTAGGATTAATTTCTTTGCTGAGTTTACCCGTTTATTTTTTTATAATATATAGAAACAATAAAAAAATCATCCAATCACAGACAGAAATAATGCAAAGTAATGCTATCAACGAAAGCAATTACATTAATACTATTCAGGGAATTTCTACAATAAAAAACGATAACAAACAGCCAGCTTTTCAGATATTAAATGAACATCTTTTTTCAAATTATCAGGAAAAGATATTCAACCTTGGAAAAATCAATATTTCATTATCCTGGCAAGCAGGATTTGCAAGTGTTATTTTTTTAATTGGAATCTTAATCTATACTTCTGTTCAGGTATTTAACAAGGAAATTAAAATTGGTGAGTTAATGGCTATTTTAGGAATTGTTGGTTCCTTATTACCCTCAATTGCAAATCTGGCTTTAATTTCGATTCCGATAAATGAAGCTAAAATTGCTTTTAACAGAATGTATGAATTTGCATCGATAGAAAAAGAACATGAAGAAGGAGTAGAAATTTCTGAAATAAATAATATTTCTATTCAAAATCTTTCATTTCGATTTGCCGGCAGAAGTGAACTTCTTCACAATATAAATATTGAAATTCAAAAAGGAAAATTCATTGCTATAGTTGGAGAAAGTGGAAGCGGAAAAAGTACAATCAGTCAAATACTACAACGCTTTTATACTTACGAAAACGGAACAATTGTACTAAATAACAAATATAAACTTCAGGAAATTGAACTTAAAAATTATAGAAATTTATTAGCTGTAATTCCACAGGAAATAACAATATTTAACGGAAATATAATTGATAATATTCTCTTGGGAACGGCTGACTCTCTGGAAAATGTTATAAATTTTATTCAAGAATATCATTTCGAATCATTTTTTAATTTATTGCCTCAAGGATTAGTTACTATTGTTGGTGAAGAAGGAATTAATCTAAGTGGCGGGCAAAAACAAATTATTGCTTTAGCAAGGGCTTTATATAAAAAACCACAATTTTTAATTCTTGACGAAGCGACATCGGCAATGGATAGAAATACAGAAAATTTCACAATGAAATTATTTGAAAAAATAAAACCAACCTGTGCTATTTTATTTATTTCTCATCGCTTAAATATCTTAAAAAATACCGCGGATTCTATCTATATTTTAGAAAATAAAACGATTTCTCATTTTGGAAATCATCAGAAATTAATGAACACAGATAATTTTTACAGTGATTATTGGAAAGAAAAATAG
- a CDS encoding TonB-dependent receptor domain-containing protein: MKFLISVFIFIYCFFLASTNVKAQTIKNVSGKVVNQNNEPMMGTVSLLSVRDSVIIKQQDFLDGIFQLSDINQKEIILKLTSAEFADRFLNVIFKDKENINLGSVIVFENNNQLNEVVIKSQTSLLKYGANGTIDVNVANTLLATSSSVNELLGRVPNVVVAEGQISVLGKGETIIYLNGILINYERFAAIPVSQILKVEVISNPSSKYDAEGKAVINIITKRNIENGIMGTASQQVTVSEFAGTSTNTLLDFNYTKGKFSFITNYGLQLGKGRELLYTTRTRPNPDEFMRSQLTTDWKRQFNNYSNFGFGLQYSFSEKDYISLAYSGNIEDLGGVVESRNSIDNNTGNSFYATDIAKNDVLLNQFINLNYNVITDSKGSSLFIGTQYSNYNGTVQDFIDENSLVEDQNTEKYLKNNVVNGINIIMAQADYSKKSNENAKLEAGAKYSYATIKSGTDFLIANANDMIFELDDELSSDFSYKEKIGAAYFNYGKSLGEKFNFSVGARGEWTNYDLFTNANGTQKFSKSYGNIFPNLLLNFDFSDDLKAHASYVSRITRPRYQALNPYVVYQDPFTTIEGNPNLLPEKVHAFEIGAMYKKFDFKIGYTFKTDPISAAALRGDTPNSYILRSLNLEKEHSYFASVSRSFSAKWWTSTNTVSMNLTKAVDNAYSYALGPVKPQIYLYSNNTFTIPDWFKIQLLAWYLGDKSYGLRSDNSRSTVTVGIERNFFEDALKLNFTANDIFHDFMVSGNYEVGQTEIYYHRTYTTNYFKLIATYSFGNSKKTNYKKSEVEQTENNRAR; this comes from the coding sequence ATGAAGTTTTTAATTTCAGTTTTCATTTTTATTTATTGTTTTTTTCTTGCGTCAACAAATGTAAAAGCGCAAACTATAAAAAATGTTTCCGGTAAAGTCGTCAATCAAAACAACGAACCAATGATGGGAACAGTCTCCTTATTATCTGTTCGGGATTCTGTGATAATCAAACAGCAGGATTTTCTGGACGGGATTTTCCAATTATCAGATATTAATCAAAAAGAAATTATTCTAAAATTGACTTCGGCAGAATTTGCTGATCGTTTTTTGAATGTGATTTTTAAAGACAAAGAGAATATAAATTTAGGTTCAGTTATCGTTTTTGAAAACAACAATCAGTTAAACGAAGTGGTGATAAAAAGCCAGACTTCATTGTTAAAATATGGCGCAAACGGAACCATTGACGTTAATGTCGCCAATACTTTGCTGGCGACGAGCAGTTCTGTCAATGAATTGCTGGGCAGAGTTCCCAATGTTGTCGTTGCCGAAGGACAAATAAGTGTTCTGGGAAAAGGCGAAACGATTATTTACCTTAACGGAATTTTGATTAATTACGAACGTTTTGCGGCGATTCCGGTTTCGCAAATTTTAAAAGTGGAAGTAATTTCAAATCCGTCTTCAAAATACGATGCCGAAGGAAAAGCAGTAATCAATATTATAACGAAAAGGAATATCGAAAACGGAATAATGGGAACGGCGAGTCAGCAAGTTACAGTTTCAGAATTTGCAGGAACAAGTACAAATACACTTCTTGATTTTAATTATACAAAAGGAAAGTTTTCTTTTATAACAAATTACGGATTGCAATTAGGCAAAGGCAGAGAACTTTTATATACAACAAGAACGCGACCAAATCCGGATGAATTTATGCGCTCTCAACTTACCACAGACTGGAAACGTCAGTTTAATAATTACTCTAATTTTGGTTTTGGTTTGCAATATTCTTTCTCCGAAAAGGATTATATTTCTTTAGCTTACAGCGGAAACATAGAAGATTTAGGCGGAGTTGTAGAAAGCCGAAATTCAATTGACAATAATACCGGAAATAGTTTTTATGCAACAGATATTGCTAAAAATGATGTACTGCTCAATCAGTTCATTAATTTAAATTACAATGTGATAACAGATAGTAAAGGTTCATCGTTATTTATAGGAACGCAATATTCTAATTATAACGGAACTGTTCAGGATTTTATTGATGAAAATAGTTTGGTTGAGGATCAAAATACCGAGAAATATTTAAAGAATAATGTAGTCAATGGTATAAATATAATAATGGCACAAGCCGATTATTCTAAAAAAAGTAATGAAAATGCAAAACTCGAAGCAGGAGCAAAGTACAGTTATGCGACGATAAAATCGGGAACAGATTTTTTAATTGCAAATGCCAACGATATGATTTTTGAGTTAGATGACGAGCTGTCAAGTGATTTTTCGTATAAAGAAAAAATTGGCGCTGCGTATTTTAATTATGGAAAATCGCTGGGTGAAAAGTTTAATTTTTCTGTTGGCGCTCGAGGCGAATGGACGAATTATGATTTGTTTACAAACGCAAACGGAACCCAAAAATTCAGTAAAAGTTACGGCAATATTTTCCCCAACTTACTTTTAAATTTCGATTTTTCAGATGATTTAAAAGCGCACGCTTCTTATGTGTCCAGAATTACAAGACCAAGATATCAGGCGTTAAATCCGTATGTGGTATATCAGGATCCGTTTACGACTATTGAAGGAAATCCTAATTTATTGCCCGAAAAAGTTCACGCTTTTGAAATTGGGGCAATGTACAAAAAATTCGATTTTAAAATTGGATATACTTTTAAAACAGATCCAATTTCTGCCGCAGCTTTACGAGGTGATACACCAAACAGTTATATTTTGAGATCGCTAAATCTGGAGAAAGAACATTCTTATTTTGCTTCTGTTTCAAGATCGTTTAGCGCAAAATGGTGGACTTCTACCAATACGGTAAGCATGAATTTGACCAAAGCTGTTGATAATGCGTATTCATACGCTTTGGGACCGGTAAAACCTCAAATATATTTATATTCGAATAATACATTTACGATTCCGGATTGGTTTAAAATTCAATTGCTTGCCTGGTATTTGGGCGATAAAAGTTATGGTTTAAGAAGCGACAATAGTCGATCGACAGTAACAGTAGGTATTGAAAGAAACTTTTTTGAAGATGCCTTAAAATTAAACTTTACCGCAAATGATATTTTCCATGATTTTATGGTTTCCGGCAATTATGAAGTTGGTCAAACCGAAATATATTATCACAGAACCTACACCACAAATTACTTTAAACTGATAGCAACCTATAGTTTTGGGAATTCGAAAAAAACAAATTATAAGAAATCAGAAGTGGAGCAGACGGAGAATAATAGAGCGAGATAG
- a CDS encoding helix-turn-helix domain-containing protein — translation MNIGKEILFFFGALGSFNGIILSIYFFFFTRKKYLTNLFLGALLLALSIRISVTVFVYFNNALPKSYLQIGLSSCLLIGPFLYYFLKSGIHSIVSIPKIWKYHLAIWFMIICTVGFLFPYKNYPVLWNVYFVAFIFLQWFICLLLSGFEIRKLLQKVTNNEKMSPAEKWFTAIFFGNAIIFLFYFLGFARVPFISCVTGCLSFTFILYLIILILLHRKKTDDLFLLNIQKGKKLDKEEAAVLSDKLEKIMFEKSLYKNPNLSLQDLSQELNISTHQLSQFLNHNLGKNFTSFVNEFRISEACKTIVSNDKITLESIGYDVGFNSKSTFFAAFKKHTGTTPLNYQIQGFQS, via the coding sequence ATGAATATTGGTAAAGAAATTTTATTCTTTTTTGGTGCTTTGGGGTCGTTCAACGGAATTATTCTGAGTATTTACTTTTTCTTTTTCACCAGAAAAAAATATCTCACAAACCTTTTTTTGGGAGCACTACTTTTGGCTTTAAGTATTCGCATTTCAGTTACTGTTTTTGTTTATTTTAATAATGCTTTGCCAAAAAGTTATCTTCAAATTGGACTTTCGTCGTGTTTATTAATTGGTCCGTTTTTATATTATTTTTTAAAATCCGGAATTCATTCCATTGTTAGTATTCCTAAAATATGGAAATATCATTTGGCGATTTGGTTCATGATTATATGTACTGTCGGGTTTTTATTTCCTTATAAAAATTATCCTGTTTTATGGAACGTCTATTTTGTAGCTTTTATTTTTCTGCAATGGTTTATATGTCTTCTTTTATCAGGTTTTGAAATCCGAAAACTACTTCAAAAAGTAACTAATAATGAAAAAATGAGTCCGGCTGAAAAGTGGTTCACAGCGATTTTCTTCGGCAACGCGATCATTTTTCTTTTTTATTTTCTTGGCTTTGCCAGAGTTCCATTTATTTCATGCGTTACAGGTTGTTTGTCTTTTACGTTTATTCTTTATTTAATAATCCTGATTCTTTTGCATCGAAAAAAAACAGACGATTTGTTTCTGCTGAATATCCAAAAAGGGAAAAAATTAGACAAAGAAGAAGCAGCGGTTTTATCTGATAAATTAGAAAAAATCATGTTCGAAAAAAGTTTATACAAAAACCCAAATCTGAGTTTACAGGATTTATCACAGGAACTCAATATTTCAACGCATCAACTATCGCAGTTTTTAAATCATAATCTGGGCAAAAACTTTACGAGCTTTGTAAATGAATTCAGAATAAGTGAAGCTTGTAAAACCATAGTTTCAAATGATAAAATTACATTAGAATCTATAGGTTATGATGTTGGTTTCAATTCGAAATCGACATTTTTTGCAGCCTTTAAAAAACATACCGGAACTACACCTTTAAACTATCAAATTCAGGGATTTCAGTCTTAA
- a CDS encoding OprO/OprP family phosphate-selective porin — protein MIKRKIIAILLLISCVANAQELTKEDVKKEVVRLLDSINKAKLPDTKSGVSNDEHWYDRISLRGYAQIRYNGLLSTNDKVSCEQCDKSWGTTSTDPNARANNGLFIRRARLVFSGQVHPNVFFYFQPDFASSPSTGIQNFVQIRDLYFDLSFDKKKEYRVRVGQSKIPYGFENMQSSSQRLALDRNDAMNSAILNERDLGIFFYWAPAEIRERFAMLVKDGYKGSGDYGVFAFGVYNGQIANKLDGNRDLNVVARVTYPFVIGNQIIEPGIQAYTGKWAFTGEISPGVIVNDPQYVKDQRVGATFVLYPKPFGIQTEYNIGRGPRYNTLTNTVDETDLNGGYVLLNYKLDLKKQHIYPFAKFQYYDGGKKYEKDARSYVVRDYELGIEWQPIKAFELTAEYVIADRTFEDSALPINRQQGNLLRLQAQFNF, from the coding sequence ATGATAAAAAGAAAAATAATTGCGATTTTGTTGCTAATTAGTTGTGTGGCAAATGCACAGGAATTGACTAAAGAAGATGTGAAAAAAGAAGTAGTTCGACTTCTTGATTCTATCAACAAAGCAAAACTTCCAGATACCAAATCAGGTGTTAGTAACGACGAACATTGGTACGATCGAATCTCTTTAAGAGGTTATGCACAAATAAGATACAACGGTTTGTTATCTACAAACGATAAAGTTTCCTGCGAACAATGCGATAAATCATGGGGAACAACTTCTACAGATCCCAACGCAAGAGCAAACAACGGACTTTTTATCAGACGTGCACGTTTAGTGTTTTCAGGTCAGGTTCATCCAAATGTATTTTTCTACTTTCAGCCGGATTTTGCCAGTTCACCAAGTACGGGAATTCAAAATTTCGTTCAGATTCGTGACTTATATTTTGATCTTTCTTTTGATAAGAAAAAAGAATATCGTGTGCGTGTTGGACAAAGTAAAATTCCATACGGTTTTGAAAACATGCAATCAAGTTCACAACGATTGGCTTTAGACAGAAACGATGCGATGAACAGTGCCATCTTGAATGAACGTGATTTAGGAATATTCTTTTATTGGGCCCCGGCTGAAATCAGAGAGCGTTTTGCTATGCTTGTAAAAGACGGTTATAAAGGTTCAGGCGATTATGGAGTTTTTGCTTTTGGAGTTTACAATGGACAAATCGCCAATAAATTAGATGGAAACAGAGATTTGAATGTTGTTGCCAGAGTAACATATCCGTTTGTTATTGGCAATCAGATTATCGAACCGGGAATTCAGGCATATACCGGAAAATGGGCTTTTACAGGTGAAATTTCCCCTGGAGTTATCGTAAATGATCCACAATATGTAAAAGACCAAAGAGTAGGAGCGACTTTTGTTTTATATCCAAAACCATTCGGAATCCAGACGGAATATAATATTGGTAGAGGACCTCGCTACAATACGTTAACCAATACTGTTGATGAAACAGATTTAAATGGTGGTTACGTATTATTGAATTACAAATTAGATTTGAAAAAGCAGCATATTTATCCTTTTGCCAAATTTCAATATTATGACGGAGGAAAAAAATACGAAAAAGATGCCAGAAGTTATGTCGTAAGAGATTATGAATTAGGTATAGAATGGCAGCCAATTAAAGCATTCGAACTTACGGCAGAATATGTTATTGCCGACAGAACTTTTGAAGACAGCGCGCTTCCAATCAACAGGCAACAAGGAAATTTATTGCGATTGCAAGCGCAGTTTAACTTCTAA
- a CDS encoding sensor histidine kinase translates to MKINFKKTYKFAVKSALYISLFATGFVMILMSLFYRGQLKHQIAFGLIFIVSIYIFAFLVLQYRVERFIYRRVKKIYDEVSLLESTTLINQPITTDMETLSREVKKFATDKKLEIEMLEIREQYRREFLGNVSHELKTPLFTVQGYVSTLLDGAMDDKNIRKKYLKRAEKGVERLIYIVEDLDMITKLESGDLDLNMTDFDIVVLIQNVFDLLEMKAEKKKIKLAFESRNVKSVIVRGDEDRIQQVLENLIVNSIKYGKEGGLTEVGVVNLTKKKVLIRISDNGEGVEKQNIPRLFERFYRVDKSGTRSEGGSGLGLAIVKHIIEAHKEKVYVESEFGIGSEFSFTLEKAYKAQKIEVKKL, encoded by the coding sequence ATGAAAATTAATTTTAAAAAAACATACAAATTCGCTGTAAAGTCGGCATTATATATAAGTCTTTTTGCAACAGGATTTGTTATGATTTTGATGTCATTATTTTATAGAGGACAATTAAAACATCAAATCGCATTTGGATTAATTTTCATCGTATCCATTTATATATTTGCTTTTTTGGTTTTGCAATATCGAGTAGAACGTTTTATATACCGAAGAGTAAAAAAAATATATGATGAGGTTTCATTGTTAGAATCCACAACATTGATCAATCAGCCTATTACGACCGACATGGAAACGCTTTCGCGAGAAGTGAAAAAGTTTGCTACCGATAAAAAACTCGAAATCGAAATGCTCGAAATTCGTGAACAATACCGAAGAGAGTTTTTAGGCAACGTTTCTCATGAACTTAAAACCCCCCTGTTTACTGTTCAGGGTTATGTTTCGACTTTGCTTGACGGTGCAATGGACGACAAAAATATCAGAAAAAAATATTTAAAACGTGCCGAAAAAGGAGTAGAGCGATTAATTTATATAGTCGAAGATCTCGATATGATTACCAAACTTGAATCTGGTGATTTAGATTTGAATATGACTGATTTTGATATTGTTGTATTGATTCAGAATGTTTTTGACTTATTGGAAATGAAAGCCGAGAAGAAAAAAATAAAATTGGCTTTTGAAAGCAGAAATGTAAAATCGGTTATAGTTCGTGGAGACGAAGACAGAATTCAACAAGTACTTGAAAATTTAATTGTAAACTCAATTAAGTACGGAAAAGAAGGCGGCTTAACCGAAGTTGGCGTAGTAAATCTAACCAAGAAAAAAGTCTTAATCAGAATTAGCGATAACGGAGAAGGAGTTGAAAAACAAAATATTCCAAGACTTTTTGAACGTTTTTACAGAGTTGATAAAAGCGGAACCCGATCTGAAGGCGGTTCAGGTTTAGGATTAGCCATCGTAAAACATATTATCGAAGCACATAAAGAAAAAGTATACGTAGAAAGTGAGTTCGGAATTGGTTCTGAATTTTCTTTTACACTCGAAAAAGCATATAAAGCACAAAAAATCGAAGTTAAAAAATTGTAA
- a CDS encoding helix-turn-helix domain-containing protein has protein sequence MDTGKELLFFFSALGAFNGIILGVYFFFFTKKKYLTNYFLGALLFALSIRIGKSVFVYFDSTLPKMYLQFGLTACFFIGPCLYYFLRSAVEEVNVMPKSWKFTLLLLGIIIVTVGVVYPYEDYPKLWTGYFIKIIYFEWFVYIVFSGFTIRAILKKIINPKQKTTPSELWFGMLFLGNFLLFLFYFLSIMGASGATYISGAVVFSFILYLIISILLYRKKTDDLFLLNNQKYSGKKIDAAEAVLLSEKLEKIMIEKSLYKNPNLSLQDLSQELNISSHQLSQFLNNNLGRNFTSFINEFRIKEACKIITSNDKLTLESIGYDVGFNSKSTFFAAFKKHTGTTPLNYQLQGLQN, from the coding sequence ATGGATACTGGCAAAGAACTTTTATTCTTTTTTAGTGCTTTGGGAGCTTTCAACGGAATTATTCTGGGCGTTTATTTTTTCTTTTTTACGAAGAAAAAATACCTTACCAATTATTTTCTTGGAGCGCTTTTATTTGCATTAAGTATTAGAATTGGTAAATCTGTATTTGTCTATTTTGATTCTACTTTACCTAAAATGTATCTGCAATTTGGACTTACAGCCTGTTTTTTTATTGGTCCGTGTCTGTATTATTTTTTAAGATCGGCGGTTGAAGAAGTAAACGTAATGCCAAAATCATGGAAGTTTACATTACTGCTTTTAGGAATCATCATTGTGACTGTTGGAGTTGTATATCCGTATGAAGATTATCCAAAACTTTGGACAGGTTATTTTATAAAGATTATTTATTTTGAATGGTTCGTTTATATTGTTTTTTCAGGTTTTACAATTCGTGCAATTTTGAAAAAAATAATAAATCCAAAACAAAAAACAACGCCTTCAGAACTGTGGTTCGGAATGCTTTTTTTGGGTAATTTTCTTTTGTTTCTTTTCTATTTCCTTTCGATTATGGGCGCTTCGGGAGCAACATATATTAGTGGCGCTGTGGTTTTTTCTTTTATTTTATATCTTATTATTTCAATTCTTTTATACAGAAAAAAAACAGATGATTTGTTTTTGCTGAACAATCAAAAATATTCAGGAAAGAAAATAGATGCAGCCGAAGCCGTACTTTTATCTGAAAAATTAGAAAAAATAATGATCGAAAAAAGTTTGTATAAAAACCCGAATTTGAGTCTACAGGATTTATCGCAGGAACTTAATATTTCGAGTCATCAATTGTCTCAGTTTTTGAATAACAATTTGGGCAGGAATTTTACGAGTTTTATCAATGAATTCAGAATAAAGGAAGCTTGCAAAATCATCACTTCAAACGACAAACTAACTCTAGAATCTATAGGTTATGATGTTGGTTTTAATTCGAAATCGACATTTTTTGCAGCTTTTAAAAAACATACCGGAACAACGCCTTTAAATTATCAACTGCAAGGTTTACAAAATTAA
- a CDS encoding TlpA family protein disulfide reductase: MRKYFKTILILFFIGILCFLGYKITSKINHKNKIARNIKTIPVFNYQNINGGVFSNQNLKKQTATIFIYFNTECEYCDHEAQMIKENITQFKNMQLVFVSFEKPKRIKKFAQQHQLTLYDNVYFLCDNKAAFATTFDVNSLPCLVLYDKNHNLIEKIKGQTRIEVLVKKMNAK, translated from the coding sequence ATGAGGAAATATTTTAAAACAATTCTAATATTATTTTTTATTGGCATTCTTTGTTTTTTAGGTTATAAAATAACTTCAAAAATTAATCATAAAAATAAGATTGCTCGAAATATAAAAACGATTCCTGTTTTCAATTATCAAAATATAAATGGTGGTGTTTTTAGTAATCAAAACTTAAAAAAACAAACCGCAACTATTTTTATCTACTTCAATACCGAATGCGAATACTGCGATCATGAAGCCCAAATGATCAAAGAGAACATAACACAATTTAAAAACATGCAACTGGTTTTTGTATCGTTTGAAAAACCGAAACGAATCAAAAAATTTGCTCAACAACATCAACTAACACTCTATGATAACGTTTATTTTTTATGTGATAACAAAGCTGCTTTCGCAACTACTTTTGATGTGAATTCATTGCCTTGTTTAGTTCTTTATGACAAAAACCATAATCTAATTGAAAAAATTAAGGGACAAACCAGAATAGAAGTTTTGGTAAAGAAAATGAATGCAAAATGA
- a CDS encoding glycosyltransferase, which translates to MSIEYSANKTILIAPLNWGLGHATRCIPIIKALQENNFIPVIASDGIALALLRKEFPYIQTLELPSYHIEYAKNGKNFKWKLIKNLPKMITAILDEKKMVKSWVKKHGIDGIISDNRLGVFSKKIPSVFITHQLNVMTGNTTWFTSKCHQHIIKKYNQCWVPDTNEEVNLTGELGHLKTDELNLKYIGPLSRMRKKETPKVYDLMIILSGPEPQRTFLEEKLLKEIVNYKGKVVFVKGVVEKDQTKLESENVTHYNFMNSKQLEQTFNESELVLCRSGYTTVMDLAKLGKKAFFIPTPGQYEQEYLAIKLQDENLVPYALQDDFTIEDLSRVKSFTGFSQFQDNIDWDELFSIFEDKV; encoded by the coding sequence ATGAGTATTGAATATTCTGCAAACAAAACTATTTTAATCGCACCGTTAAACTGGGGACTAGGCCACGCCACAAGATGCATCCCGATCATAAAAGCGCTTCAGGAAAATAACTTTATTCCGGTCATAGCTTCAGACGGTATTGCGCTTGCTTTGTTAAGAAAAGAATTCCCTTATATTCAAACTCTTGAATTGCCATCGTATCATATTGAATATGCTAAAAATGGTAAAAATTTTAAATGGAAACTGATCAAAAACCTTCCTAAAATGATTACTGCTATTTTAGATGAGAAAAAAATGGTGAAATCGTGGGTTAAAAAACACGGTATTGACGGTATTATTTCAGATAACAGATTAGGTGTTTTTAGTAAAAAAATCCCATCTGTATTTATAACGCATCAATTGAATGTGATGACCGGAAACACGACGTGGTTTACGAGTAAATGTCATCAGCATATTATTAAAAAATACAACCAATGCTGGGTTCCTGATACTAATGAAGAGGTAAATCTTACCGGTGAATTAGGGCATCTTAAAACAGATGAACTTAACTTAAAATATATTGGTCCTTTGAGCAGAATGCGTAAAAAAGAGACTCCAAAAGTATATGATTTAATGATTATTCTATCGGGACCGGAACCTCAACGTACTTTCCTTGAAGAAAAATTACTGAAAGAAATCGTTAATTATAAAGGAAAAGTAGTTTTTGTAAAAGGTGTAGTCGAAAAAGACCAAACTAAACTGGAATCAGAAAATGTTACGCATTACAATTTCATGAATTCGAAGCAATTGGAACAAACTTTTAACGAAAGTGAATTGGTTTTATGCCGTTCCGGTTATACTACTGTTATGGATTTGGCAAAATTGGGTAAAAAAGCTTTTTTTATTCCAACGCCGGGACAATATGAGCAGGAATATCTTGCGATAAAACTTCAGGATGAAAATTTGGTGCCGTACGCATTGCAAGACGACTTTACCATTGAAGATTTATCAAGAGTAAAGTCGTTTACAGGTTTTTCTCAGTTTCAGGATAATATCGACTGGGATGAACTATTTTCTATATTTGAAGATAAAGTTTAG